The genomic stretch AAACCATTTGAGAGTTTTAAGGGGGCAGCTAATCAGCTGGTTTTCTTGAGCTTCCTAGCCAAAAGTGCTGGATCTGATCCACGTTGTATAAgcaagatgttttgtttttaattcctgaaatgtagtggagtagaagtataaattTACAGAAATTGAAATATTCAAAGTAAatgtatctcaaaattgtacttaaaggataagttcactccCGTGCTGATGGATAGTCAGGTAAAATCtctggggcttcacagcaaaacagtattgcagcattctcttaagcaactaaagtagatggggacttgctttagaaagtgaaataaataaataaataacagtacacaaaaataataataaaaataaaatggctccatgcagctcgtccagcgtaatccaagttgccagaagccccgagatcctaaattgatttgaaaggacAATTCATCCACcgatgttttgtggactgcaaaacttcagctgactttccaatcggcatgagggtgagtagataatgactacattttaatttttgggtgaacttatcctttaagtaccATCCTTACTTACCTCTGCTCTGCgtccccctctgtctgtcctcctgctcGGCCTGCAGCACGTCAGTGACCAGGTCGGATACAGAAGTGTAGTGCTGGCCCGTCAGAAGGTACTTGGTCTGGACCAGACTCTCCACCAGGTTGGCTTCGAAGCCCATCTGCAGCACCGTCTGCACCACAGGAGAGAGCATGGCCGAGGAAGCTGCCAGGCCTCCAACCATATCTGGGAATGGGGAGGAAATACCAAAAAACATCTGCGTGTTCACTTATAAATCATAAGCAATCTATTCAACAAGTGTGGAAGTAAATGACAAAGTGTGCAGCTTACCTTTGTCTGCcaacacattaacattttaaaccacaGACCTCTTCTGTTTATCTGCTGACATGGATTATAATTGGGATTCCTTCATTGTACAGAATAATTGCCCTCATGGCTGCCCTGCAACCGTGAGCAACAGTCAAATTGTTTCCATGGTTTCCATCTGTAATTACCGCAACGCTACAGCCAAAGTTAGCCGAGCTCATTGAGCATGCAGTTACTTCATTTTCAAGTGCCTGCTCAGTGTTTAATTTCAGATTTTAAGTAGTGCAAGGTATGCTTTTAGCCCTCTAGTCCGTGTTTCACCCAGGTCgatctaaaaataaaccaaatcAACTGGTTGCAGCCTTTGTTTTCTCTATTTGCACAACCTGCAAAGCATCTCACAATGTTGCCACCTGTCCCCTTCTGTGTGAACAAGCCAGAGTGGATGATGACACTTTGATTCTGTGCACTGCAGGATACACAAAGATAATTAGCGGCGTCAAAGCAGCGCTGCCATCTTGTTATCCAGCTCTACTTGGAAGGGGAATAAAGTAAAttgaagtttttgttttttttcgtgCATACCCATCATTCCCCGACTTACCATTTCTGGATCCAATGTCTCTGCCTGTTGTTGTCTGTGATCCACCCTAGAAAAgtaatcattgttttttttttcaacttcacagtgaaaatCATCAAATGACATCATTTGTCAGCGTGCGATTAAAATGCGTGCGCCGAACAGATTTTATTCTGAGCAGATAAGAGGGATAAAGGCTCTCACCACAGTCTCACCCAGATGGAAATGAGCATCCTGTATGTTGCTGATATACTCCTGCCCTCGCGACTGGATTAAAAACTCACATCTGAGAAATACAAACATGCCGTTTTATAATCCACCAAAGCACGAAtgccaaaacacaaaacaaaaacttgacacagtgtttttatattcaGGAAATTTGCCAATTCAACGGATCTCTTTGTATCTTTTTCGTACACGCTTCTTTTTCGCTGCACGTTCTACTTTGTGCGTCTGTGAATGTAACAAATAAAGATCCTTGAATCCTATCTGCTTTGTGACAGGTCCTGTTGTTACCGTGGAAACCACTTGGCATGTTCCTGCCAGGGGTCGTCCCCTGGCTCCCAGTTCCTCAGCCCGCCGTCGCAGTAGAAGCACTTGACATTGTCACCGTGACCTGTCAGGATGTACAGGACGACAGTGAGGAGAGTCTAACGAAGGAACAGTCAGTTCATCTTTACAGCCTGATACTGAACGTCTGtttacacaatgaaaaaaataggTCAAATTGTACGAGGATTAAATCTCATGCACAAACTGAAACCTGTAAAAATGACGGTAAAGGTGAAACAACCCTTTTCTGACGCAGTCTCGACAAAACACACCTTATTGTGCTTCATTTGATTGCCCTGGTTTTCATATTGTGCCCACAGCCCATGTATTGCCTGAAGCTGTGTAACCCTACTTCTTTAGCAGCCCCAGCTTTGTCCAGGTTGTTCTGTCCACAACATCATGACTCAGCAGGACAATTGTAGCATGAACTCTCTCACAAAGAGAGGTCACTCTAGCAGGGACTGGGTCAGTGCTGAatatttcactgaaatacaCTCACAGAAACTCAAATGTTGAGTTAAAGAAAGAAATCGATTAGGATAGAAGTGTTTTAAGAGCTTTGTAGTGAGACAATGAGCACCTGTGTAGAAAAATCCTGCTCTGGCGAGAACATCTGGCTGGACCGAGGCCTCCGTGGGCCAGTTGTGGAAAGTGGTGAGCCGGGAATCCTCCCCCTCCATCTCTGGGTAGACCGCTTGTCCAGCTGTCCCCTGGTCATCCATAGTCATCCTCTGGAGTTGACTCAACAGCTGGCCGTCCACAGAGTCGGAGGATCCAATTTGGATTGGAATATTTCCCACAGCCCGGCCCAGTATGAAGCTGCAAGTGGGGAAATGCCTCTTGTGCTCGACTGCCGGGCTGTCCCCGTGCACCCAACATCTTAAAATCCCTCCACAGCAGAAACATTGGACTTTATCCCCGGGGCCTACAAAGAAGAATCCTGCCCTGGCCAGGTCTCCAAATGTGACAGGTGCATCTGCTGGCCAGTTGTGAAAAGTTCGAAtcctctccccttctcttcgCATCAGAGGTTCCTCGAGGATGTCCAGCATAGTGCTCCTGTCCTCCGTCATTCTGTGGCATTCCTTTCTCTTCTCGTCCTGTGGCAGTCATCCCTCTTGCGGTCCATAGTGGAGCGCGCACTGAAGGTGAGTGCAGCACATCAGCTGAAATAATATGATCAGCTGCGGGGGCCTGTACGGCGGCCTACAGGAGACTGCTTTCCAGAAAAGCCACCAAATGCCAGAACGTATGCTCATTGATCCTTGAATGAATGAGAGCCTGAACACGCCATGTTGCTCCGCCTCTCTCAAGGCTAAACATGTAAGCATTTCAGAAGCACACTACAGCCTAACAACTCATATGACTTTTAAAGGGATATTACAGAGttattacaaaaacattaaggttattttaaagtaacagaaaaacattttaagctaTGATTCGACAAGAATACAGACAGCGCTGCGGTGCCTTTTCCAATTCTTGATTCTTAATCtcataaaagaaataaaaattgaCATTTCAAACTGTTACAAAGTGGCTCTTTTCCCTGTGTACACTACACAGcgatggaaagtaactaagtacatttactcaacaaTTTTGTGGTACTTAtccttcacttgagtatttccattttctgctactttatacttccactccactacactgtggaggcaaatattgaactttctactccactacatttatgtggtaactttagttactagttacattgAAGATTTCCCGCTGCTTCAGCGGCAAAGTGTCAGATTTCTAAACtattattgttttctttcaattaGGTAAAAATACCACTGATGCTGATGATATGATAAAGGTAAACAGTGAATGCAAACACGTAAATATGTgaatttatatacatttattgCCCAAAATTGACTTTTTACACTGAAGttaatttaatatcagatgCTTAAAGACGTACGGGTTACATTCACTTTTAGAAAAGTTATATTTCagcacaatatctttacttttactcaagtatgacttttgggtactgaCCCTACAAATGTTGACTCTACTCTGTCCCTGCGATGTGTGTTTGAGTCCTCAGGGGCCCTTTGCGTTCAAGGATGAAGGATGAAGGAGTTAAGtagttttaaacattaaataataaagcGTGCAATCGTCGAGGTTCAGGGTGTAGCTACCCTTTTCTccgtgtttgtgtgcgctccTTGATGACTTCAATCACAACATTTCAGTGATTGCACGTTATAGTGAGACACGAGAGCCAGCAATtagcacaaaacaaaagaaaaaacagtgaagtcTAAACATAGTCTAtctaatatgtcagtgttgatgATCAGCTGTAAACAGAGGGGTAAAGGTTTGACCTTTGGCAGAGTTTAGGGGGTTGTTGTTGCATCGTGGCTGCCTCCTGGTGGTGAAAGGGagcactgcactttactgcagGCCAGAATCTAACCATGGCTCCAGAGCTGCTCATGTTTCAGCCATTGATATCCttgatttgcaaaaaaaaaaaaaagagctggtTGGGCTTCAAAATGTGCAACGCTGAAGTTTATAGGAGTGTCATCTTTTCCATTCCAGTGAGCCTCACATGAGGACTGCACTGAACTGAACTAGTCTCAGATGTGATCGACCCTGCAGATAAACCACACACAGTCTGCTGATAGAGCCCGTGGCATGTGCTgttcaccaccaccagcagcacagagagacagcagcaaGAGTGCATTCAACTTTTAACTGAagtcagatttttattttttttttttttttttttttttttaagagttgGCTCCACTCGCTGTTTTTGTATTAAATCGCAGCAGACATTAGCcactttgtaaaaaaataaaataaaatatataaataaataaaaggatgaTCCAAAGTTTTGCCACCCCGCGGGGAACGACGCGAACTGCAGCGGTGGCTCGAAGCCCGGATGGAGCAGCAGCCATTGGGGAAGTGTACAGGGCTTTAACGTAACTGTGgagggctctctctctctctctctggaataataaagacaaagtAAAAGGCGGCCGAGGAAAGACACATTCAAGATCCGCAACATCCGCTCGGCGACACACAACATTAACTTGAAAACCTGTACCGGGACTTGACTCTTTTCGGGGCACGGTATCCGAGGCGACAGACTTGAACTGTGGAAGTTGGGATACGTGCACACAGCGGAAAATATACAGCTGAGCCTGCGCTACAACTGCTAGCCACACGCTAAGCTAGCCACATAGCTAACTGTAACTGAGCTGTGAACTTGCTTTTCAAATCACGGGGCTTGAAATCCAGTCACAAGCCCAGGCTCTGTGAGAATCCAGGGACTTGCTTAATGAATTATGTCTGCCACAAGCATTGACCCTCAGGTAGGAAAGGCCGATGTACCTCGCCTGTGAAGAGCTTGCAAGCTAGCTACCTGCTAACGTTAACGATTTACTGGGCTACGGCTATTCCTCGGAAGTGCTAGCTACCCGCTGAGGTTGGCCGGTGcatgtagctagctagcaagtTAGCTGCATTCCGTTAAACAGCGAAATGTTTTTTACTGGCTTTTCAAGAAAGATGACACTTATATGTTGGCATGCAAACTGTTGTCAAAGGCATTTTGAACCGAGAATATGTGTTTGTGCCACCAACGAAGCAGAAAAAACTCCCCACCTAGCGCTATGGATTGAAAACGTGAATCCTAAAGCTAACgttaaaataatttaacagAGGCGCAAGCTAACGTAACTTATTCAGCGAATCTTAACTTTCTTTATTGAAGGTGACACAAATATCCACATGGTGTCTAGACCGACTATTAATGCAAACTAAGTTACAAGCTGTATTAACGCTATTGGCGTTTATAAAGCCATTTTAATGAAGGCTAAGTTGCGTTAGCTAGCGAAGTTGTGCGTGAATCAACGCTAGCGTTCGCTGGTGGATAATTTAACCAACTCAAGTTAAACACTTATGTGTGTAACAAATAAATGACATGAACAAATGTGGCACACTTGTGAGTCTGTACAGATTTCACCGTGgagtaacgttagctaagtGTTTGCATTGCCTCTCTTCAGGAAGTAGTCTGAAGGATCAGCTTCTGAGCAATAGATTGGTGACATTACAGACTGGACTCCCAACCTGTGTGTGAAACCTAAAATGACCTGGAAATAACCATGTGGTCTCCTTTTGCTTCTTTTCATGACTCAAAATGGATGCAGAGATCAAAAGGACAAGCATCTAAAGGTGAGCTGTGGCATCATACAAGACTGAATCAAGATCACTTGTTTGGATATCTGTTAAATCTGGGCCTTCCTTTTACCACTAAATCAGCCCTGCATGCACACATCCATCTGTCTCTGAGACGCACCACTACCAGGCTACACAATGTTTTGGGAACAAGATTAAACacaatgtgctgctgctgcaatcCTTCTTTAAATGAAACTTTAGAGAGGGAGATGAGAAGTTAATTTGCCAGTATCTGTGCACTACCTAACCATAATCGGAGGGCAGTATATTTCCCTTAAATAACTTGGCTGACTGTATTGTGAATGTGTTCTTCAGAAGGTTAATATGACACAAATAATACAGGTCAGGGGTTGGATGATTGAAAAATGAGGGTTCCCACACGTCCTGGAAAACCGTTGACCACTTTTCCACACGTAACCTGAGAGAGACTACAGAGTGTAATAGTATATAATCATGGATTGTATGTATTATAATATACTATAATACAGtatagtatttttttcttaaaaggaAACTAGTCAGTAGTTTTAATAAGACacttcttattttctcttttgtgtgtttactgttgctCTGTAATGAAgcaaaagtcatttttttatccGATTAATCGATAGTTAATTAATAGTCGATGGCTGCCGCCCGAATAAAGACTGACCTCCTCTCAGCACCTGTGATTGACTTCCAGCATTCCTGGCTATTGATGTTCAGGCAGCAATGGATGATATATTAAGGGATTGGGGttataaattgattgattgattaaggAACATATTAGTGTATAAGTGCAATCCCCGTCTGTAACACCAGCTAGATTGTCActaaaaatgtcctggaaaattATCTCCAGAAAAGAGTGGGAACCCTGAAAATGTGTGCTCATTGAGGTAGGGCGTCCACCAGGTATTTAAAAGGGCAGGTGGCTCATGGGAAAAGATGATACGATGACCGTGACGCTTTTACTGCacaaaaatcattttccaaATTTGGATAAATGTTCGGGCTCTTGCTCGATCCTCACCTTTTCACAGTATGAACATCGCTTTGCTCACATAACACGGTCCAATGAGTTCACTGGTGTCTGCTCCTCACAAACATTAGTGTTGGCAACCTTGTTGTTATAGCCAcgtaattgtatttttttataatccTCAAGTCATCTTTGATTTACTGCCGttgctggaggaggtggggtgACTGGCAGGCCTTGACACACTCTTTACTTGCAGGTCTGGCTGGCAGCAGGCCACAGGTGATTCACCTCCAGGATAGGCTTGTCAAGGGCCACAGGGCTTTATGGTTTAACTTTGTTGGCAGAATATGTACTCATGTAAGAGGGACAGATTTGAGTACTTAATTGGTTGTTGATCCTTTGATCGATGAATAAAACGTAATGTACTACTAACATATAAATCAACCGGTGtgtgttaaatattttaatggcATTGTCATCATAGGGTCGTTGTTTAAATCTCGTGTGTGTAGTGTTTGAGCTCACCAAATGAAATATGCAATATAATGATTTTAGCGTAGGTTACCACATTTCAAACTCACACAACTATAGCTATCTAtttctttaataaaaaacacaagtctaatccatacatgtatatttaaatgtacattaatgtaatgttgttttgttgcagtgCAAAATGGTTCACTACATCAGAAGGAGACTGTCCATGACAATGACTTTGAGCCATACCTCACTGGTCAATCAACTCAGGTAAAGCCCAAAATCtctctcttaaaaaaaaataaattggcaAGCAAATAATGAAAAGATGCAAATTAAGCATAGATGGATTAGGAATAGATCATATGGCTTGAATCAATGTCACATTATCTgtgacattacatttttataatattttcattatcagtgtaTGTGACAATAAGGCAACTGTGTGCCCAGTAATAAAACAATGATCCAAAGCACTGAGCTGTGTACCACTGTTGAGCTTTACAAAACTactgaaatgtttaaaacataaatttaaacttttgttgttgtttttacaacagAAATGTGTAGAAACATAATCGTTTCAGCAGAGTTGTATTCTGATAAGTTATTTAATTCCCAACCCTTAAATGAATGCAATTTCTGTTAGTCAGTCTTGTTAATAGTTATTGTTTATAGAATAGGAGATTCAAatttatagatttttatcaAATGTTTAGATCTGATTTAATTCAAATTGTAAGTCGCTTCCTAATGTTGTGATTCTGCTGACCTTCATTCATCCAGAACAACAGCTACCAGTCCATCACCGACCCCTACCTGTCCAGCTACTACGCCCCCTCCATTGGATTTCCATATCCCCTCAGTGAGGCTCCCTGGTCCACAGGTGGGGACCCCCCGATTCCATACCTGACCCCCTATGGACCCTTGAGCAATGGAGACCATCACTTCATGCCAGACACAGTGTTTGGCCAGCCGGGGGGCCTGGGAAGCAGCATCTACCCCCACAGGTTTAACTTTTTCCCTGAAAACCCTGCCTTCTCTGCTTGGGGCACAAGTGGCTCCCAGGGCCAGCAGACTCAAAGTTCAGCCTATGGTGGCAGCTACAGCTATCCCCCCAGCTCCCTTGGGGGCACCCTGGTGCCTGATGGTCAGACTGGCTTTCACAGTGACACCCTCAACAAAGCCCCTGGTATGAACAGCCTGGAGCAGGGGATGGTCGGCTTGAAGATCGGAGGGGACGTCACTGGCCAGGGGTCTGGAGTCAAGGCCGTGGGATCTGTGATTGGTGGACCTGCAGTGGCAGCCGCAGGGAATGGAGCCACACCTATTGGAATGCCTCCACCGAAACCCACCTCCTGGGCTGCCATTGCCAGCAAGCCCGCCAAACCGCAGCAGCTGAAAGCTAAGGTGAAACCAGGGATGCCCAATCCAGGGGGAGCTCTTCCTCCACCACCcatcaaacacaacatgaacattGGGACCTGGGACAAGGGCCCAGTGACTAAAGTAGCCACAGCTCcactgcagcaacagcagcagcctcttGGCCTACTGCCACCTCAAGGCCCCATGCAGCAAGGACCCATGCAGGGTCCCCCTCAGTCTATGGTGCAGCCCCAGATGCAGCCTATGGCCTTACAGCCCCAGCCCCCCCATCACCAGCACCATCAGCCACCACCTCAGCCCTACCAAAACCACACCCAGCCCCCACAACCCCAAACCCGTTGGGTTGCCCCGCGCAACCGTAACCAAGGCTACGGGCAGGGTGGTCCTGGCCAAGACGGTAGTGGTATGATGGGTATGGTTGGTGGTGGGAACAGTGGACCCCTAACTTCTGCCAGCCAGGGACCTGGTGCGGAGTCCCACCCAGTGCTGGATAAGCTGCGTGCCTCCCATAGCTACAACCCCAAGGACTTTGAATGGAACCTGAAGAACGGTCGCGTTTTCATCATAAAGAGCTACTCCGAGGACGATATCCATCGCTCCATCAAGTACTCCATCTGGTGCAGCACGGAGCACGGCAACAAGCGGCTGGACTCGGCCTTCCGGGCCATGAATGCTAAAGGTCCTGTGTATCTGCTGTTCAGTGTCAACGGCAGCGGTCATTTCTGCGGTGTGGCAGAGATGCGCTCACCAGTGGACTATGGCACCAGTGCTGGTGTTTGGGCACAGGACAAGTGGAAGGGCAAGTTTGACGTGGACTGGTTGTTTGTAAAGGACGTGCCTAATAGCCAGCTGCGCCACATCCGCCTGGAGAACAACGACAACAAGCCGGTGACCAACTCCCGTGACACCCAGGAGGTTCCTCTGGAGAAGGCGAAGCAGGTGCTGAAGATCATTGCCACCTACAAACACACCACCTCCATCTTTGATGACTTCTCCCATTATGAGAAgaggcaggaagaggaggaggaggtgcgcAAGGTGGGTACAGCCACCtgtttcttacctttttatacaccacaaatggggctgggcaatatggccaTAAAGTATTTTCATATATGTCAGGACTAGGTGATAAAATCAAATACCTTCA from Pagrus major chromosome 7, Pma_NU_1.0 encodes the following:
- the birc7 gene encoding baculoviral IAP repeat-containing protein 7, whose translation is MTEDRSTMLDILEEPLMRREGERIRTFHNWPADAPVTFGDLARAGFFFVGPGDKVQCFCCGGILRCWVHGDSPAVEHKRHFPTCSFILGRAVGNIPIQIGSSDSVDGQLLSQLQRMTMDDQGTAGQAVYPEMEGEDSRLTTFHNWPTEASVQPDVLARAGFFYTGHGDNVKCFYCDGGLRNWEPGDDPWQEHAKWFPRCEFLIQSRGQEYISNIQDAHFHLGETVGGSQTTTGRDIGSRNDMVGGLAASSAMLSPVVQTVLQMGFEANLVESLVQTKYLLTGQHYTSVSDLVTDVLQAEQEDRQRGTQSREPSETRQGSSSGNVRTQTPIREKVKDPSPEELLRQLQEERTCKVCMDKLVSIVFIPCGHLVVCGDCAASLRHCPICRAVIRGSVRAFMS
- the LOC140999617 gene encoding YTH domain-containing family protein 1-like isoform X2, with the translated sequence MSATSIDPQRSKGQASKVQNGSLHQKETVHDNDFEPYLTGQSTQNNSYQSITDPYLSSYYAPSIGFPYPLSEAPWSTGGDPPIPYLTPYGPLSNGDHHFMPDTVFGQPGGLGSSIYPHRFNFFPENPAFSAWGTSGSQGQQTQSSAYGGSYSYPPSSLGGTLVPDGQTGFHSDTLNKAPGMNSLEQGMVGLKIGGDVTGQGSGVKAVGSVIGGPAVAAAGNGATPIGMPPPKPTSWAAIASKPAKPQQLKAKVKPGMPNPGGALPPPPIKHNMNIGTWDKGPVTKVATAPLQQQQQPLGLLPPQGPMQQGPMQGPPQSMVQPQMQPMALQPQPPHHQHHQPPPQPYQNHTQPPQPQTRWVAPRNRNQGYGQGGPGQDGSGMMGMVGGGNSGPLTSASQGPGAESHPVLDKLRASHSYNPKDFEWNLKNGRVFIIKSYSEDDIHRSIKYSIWCSTEHGNKRLDSAFRAMNAKGPVYLLFSVNGSGHFCGVAEMRSPVDYGTSAGVWAQDKWKGKFDVDWLFVKDVPNSQLRHIRLENNDNKPVTNSRDTQEVPLEKAKQVLKIIATYKHTTSIFDDFSHYEKRQEEEEETFEPPQIQNRSRLDQERQNRNKQ
- the LOC140999617 gene encoding YTH domain-containing family protein 1-like isoform X1 — translated: MSATSIDPQRSKGQASKVQNGSLHQKETVHDNDFEPYLTGQSTQNNSYQSITDPYLSSYYAPSIGFPYPLSEAPWSTGGDPPIPYLTPYGPLSNGDHHFMPDTVFGQPGGLGSSIYPHRFNFFPENPAFSAWGTSGSQGQQTQSSAYGGSYSYPPSSLGGTLVPDGQTGFHSDTLNKAPGMNSLEQGMVGLKIGGDVTGQGSGVKAVGSVIGGPAVAAAGNGATPIGMPPPKPTSWAAIASKPAKPQQLKAKVKPGMPNPGGALPPPPIKHNMNIGTWDKGPVTKVATAPLQQQQQPLGLLPPQGPMQQGPMQGPPQSMVQPQMQPMALQPQPPHHQHHQPPPQPYQNHTQPPQPQTRWVAPRNRNQGYGQGGPGQDGSGMMGMVGGGNSGPLTSASQGPGAESHPVLDKLRASHSYNPKDFEWNLKNGRVFIIKSYSEDDIHRSIKYSIWCSTEHGNKRLDSAFRAMNAKGPVYLLFSVNGSGHFCGVAEMRSPVDYGTSAGVWAQDKWKGKFDVDWLFVKDVPNSQLRHIRLENNDNKPVTNSRDTQEVPLEKAKQVLKIIATYKHTTSIFDDFSHYEKRQEEEEEVRKTFEPPQIQNRSRLDQERQNRNKQ